The Haloplanus natans DSM 17983 DNA segment GTGTCACCCGATCGCGGCTGGACGAGGTTGCGTCGAGCGAACTCGAGATCATCGCCCAGACCCCCTTCGACGTGATCCTTCTGCAGGCGAAGATCGGTCTCGTCGCCGGCATTCTCCTCGGACTGCCAGTCTTCATCTACTTCTCGCGGGACGCGCTCCGGGAACGAGGCGCGTGGCCCTCCTCGCCGGTTTCGCGGTGGAAACTCGCCCTCGGCGGCCTGCTGGCGGCCGGCCTCTTCGTCGCCGGTCTCGCCTACGGCTACCTCGTTTTCTTCCCCGTGATGTTCGCGTTCCTCGCGAACAACGCCCTCTCTGCCGGCTTTACTCCCACCTACTCCATCGTCCTCTGGGCGCAGTTCATCTTCCTGCTCACCCTCTCCTTTGGTCTCGCGGCCCAACTGCCGCTGGCGATGAGCGGGCTCGCCTACGCCGAAATCGTGCCCTACGAGACGTTCCGCGACCGCTGGCGCTACGCCGTCGTCGCCATGGTCGCCCTGGGTGCCCTCTTCACCCCGCCGGACCCCTTCACGCAGATCATGTGGGCGGTCCCGATGATCGTCCTCTACGGGTTCAGCCTCTATCTCACGAAACTGGTGGTGACGGCCAGACGCGGGAGCGAGCAGATCAGCATCGGTGCGGCCGCCGCCGGGCACTGGAACGTCATCCTCGGGTTCGGCCTCGTCGGTGGCCTCCTCGTCTACGCCTTCTTTACCCGCGGCGGCCTGCCCGCCACCAACGACCTGCTGGCGTGGGCGGGGAGCAGCCGACGCCTCTCCGGCCCCGGATCGACCCTGCCGCTCTCCCGGAGCGCCGGCCTCGCGCTGTGGACCGGCGTCGGCGCCCTCGGCGCGGGGGTCGTGGCGTTCATGTACTACGTCTACGTCGAACTCGACGCGGCGGTCGATCCCACGGCGGTGGGCGATCCGACCGAAATCGACCTCGGCGAGCTCGACGCATCTGGGATTCGCGCCGCGCCACCGGAGGCCTTCGCGGACCTGAGCGAGGACGACGCGGTGGGAATGGCCGGCGACGCGATGGACGACGGCGACAAGGAGAAAGCGCGCGCGATCCTCGAACGGTTCGACGAGGCCGAGGCGCGCCGGGCCGTCGAGGGTGAGGACGCCCCCGGAACCGACGCCCCGCAGTCGACGACCGAGGAAATCGGCGACCGGGCGAGTCGCGCCGGCGGGACGTTCCTCGACGAGTTCACCGGCGGCGAGAAAGACGAGGACGATATCGGCGGCTACTACACCGATATCGCCTTCATCCTCGATTCGCTCACCTCACGGGCCTTCCGCATCGCCGCCTTCTTCGGCATCGTCCTCGCGTCGACGTTCGGCTGGCTCTACACCGGCGGGATCGGTCGCGTCTTCGAACAGTTCCTCTCGCAGTTGCCGAGTCAGGTGACGCCCGAGGACATCAACGTCGTTGCCCTCCACCCGATGGAGGCGCTCATCTTCGAGGTGAAGTTCTCGACGCTCGTGGCCGCCGCCGCCACCTTCCCCATCGTCATGTACTACGCGTGGCCGGCGCTCAGGGATCGTGGGTTCGTCCGCGGCAACCGTAACGTGATCTTCGGCTGGGCCGCCGCCCTCGTGGTCGGCCTGTTCGGCGGGTTCGTCGTCGGCTACACCACCGTCGCGCCGACGGTCATCTCCTACCTCGTCGCCGACGGCGTCCGGGCGAACATGATCATCGCCTACCGCATCACCAACTTCTTCTGGCTCATCTTCTTCACCACCGCCGGCATCGGCTTGCTGGCCGACGTGCCCGTCCTCATGCTCCTGCTCAACACCGCCGGCATCTCCTACCGGACGATGCGGGACCGCTGGCGCGAGGTGACCGTCGGCATCCTGGCTTTCGCCGCCGTCGCCACGCCCGCCGACGTGATGACGATGTTCATGGTAACCATCCCGCTGATGGTCGCCTACGGCGTTGGCTTGGTCGTGCTGTTCGTGGTGACGCTGGGTGGGAGACGCGATCTGTCGCGGCACAGGAGTGCGGCCGCCGAATCCTAATCCTCGATCAGCGTCAGTCGGAGGTCCATCACGTTCGTCCCCGTCGGACCCGTGACCACCGCGTCGTCGACCGCCCGCAGTGCCGGCGTCGCGTCGTGGCGACGCAGGTGATCGCGGGCGTCGAGTCCGCGGTCGGCCATGCGCGGGACGGTCGTGGCGTCGACCAGACCGCCCGCCACGTCGGTGGGGCCGTCGGTGCCGTCGGTGCCGAGAGCGAGTGTCGTCACGCGGTCGTCGTCGAGTTCGAGCGCGCTGGCGAGGGCGAACTCCTGGTTCGGCCCGCCCTCCCCACACCCGTCGTCGACTCGGACGGTCGTCTCGCCGCCCGAAACGAGGAGACACGGTGGCGTCACCGGGCGGCCGTACGTCGCCGCCTCCGTGGCGATTGCCGCCAGACAGGTCGCCACCTCGCGGCTCTCGCCCTCGACGGTTGTCGAGAGGATCAGCGACTCGTATCTCAGTTCCGCGGCACGCGCCTGCGCCGCTTCGGGGGCGTCCGCCGGTCCCGCGAGGACGACGACGTGGCCGTCGGTGTCGGTCGGCGTCTCCGCGACGGCGCCGTCACGACCGCGTTCGAGGTGTCGGACGACCGCCGGCGGCACGGTATCGAGGAGGTCGTTGCGCGCCAACACGTCCAGTGCGTCGGCAAAGGTCGTCGCGTCGCCGACGGTCGGTCCCCACGGCTCGCCGGCCACCTCGTCGACGACGACGAGCGTGACCGCCGTCGCCGGAGCGATGCGCTCGGCGAGACGGCCGCCCTTGATCGCCGAGCAGTGCCTGCGAACCGTGTTGATCTCGTCGATCCGCAGCCCCGCGGCCAGTAGCGTCTCGGTCGTCGCCGCGAGGTCGGCCAGCGTGAGGTCGCCGGCCGGCGCGACGAGCGTCGACGACGCCCCGCCGGTAACCGGGACGATCACGAGGTCGTCGGGGCCGGCCGCGTCCGCGACGGCGAGCGCCCGTCGACCGGCGGACAGGCTCCCGTCGTCGGGGATCGGGTGGCCGGTCCCGATCACTGCGACCAAGTCGGCGACGCCAGCGTCGGCGACGCCCGCCTTCGCGGCGACGACGCCCCCGGCGAGCCGGTCGCCGAGGATCGCCGAGAGTTCGGCTGCGACGGCGGCCGCGCCCTTGCCCGCGCCGACGACGGACACGTCGTCGACGGCGTCGAGGTCGTAGGATCGGTTGCCGACGCGGAGCCGGGTCCCGTCGCGGCCGATGGCCTGTGGGACGGTCCGGCGCGGGTGGACGGCGTCGACGGCCGCCCGCGCCACGTCGAGGAGGGTCGCCCGCGCCTCGCGGTTGCCGTGATCGAGGAGGGCGTCGCGGTTGCGGATCATCGGAGGGCGTCGCCGGGCGGGCCGAACGTCGCGGAGTCGCCGAGTTCGGCCTCGATTTCGAGGAGTCGGTTGTACTGCTCGGTCCGCTCGCCGCGGGTGACGCCGGTCTTGATCTGGCCGGCGGCGAGGCCGACCGCGAGGTCCGCGAGCCACGTATCGGGGGTCTGTCCCGACCGCTCTGACACCTGGACGGCGTAGCCGTTGCGGGTGGCAAGCCGTGCGGCCTCGGTCGCCTCGGTCACGGTCCCCACCTGGTTCACCTTCCACAGGAGGGCGGTCGCGGCGCCGCGGTCGATGCCTTCTTCCAGACGGCGTGGGGTCGTCGTGAACAGGTCGTCGCCGACGATCTGTACGTCGAGGCGGTCGGTCAGGTCGGCGACGCCCGTGAAGTCGTCCTGATCGAGGGGGTCCTCGAGCGAGACGATCGGGTAAGCGTCGACGAGGTCGGCGTAGAAGTCGGCGAGGTCCTCGCGCGTCATCGACTCGCCGAGCAGAGCGTAGGTCTCCGTCTCGGAGTCGTAGAAGTGGGTGGCGGCCACGTCCGCGGCGAGGGCGAACTCGTCGCCGTAGCCACACGCCTCGATCGCCCGCAGTTCGAGGTCGAACGCCTCGCGGGGGTCGTCGACGCCGATGGGGTTGTACCCCCCCTCGTCGCCCACGTTGCACGACGCCTCGCCGTACTCGTCCCGGAGGATGTCGCCGAGTTCGTAGTACACCTCGGCGGTCCAGCGGACGGCCTCGGCGACGGAGTCGGCGCCCACGGGCACCACCTGATGTTCCTGGAAGGGAAGGTCGCCGCCGGCGAGTTCGCCGCCCTCGATCAGATCGAAGAAGGGAAGGGGCAGGACGCCCGCGTCGGCGCCGCCGACGTACCGATAGAGCGGGAGTTCGGTCGCCGCGGCGCCCGCACGGAGGGTCGCCAGCGAGACGCCGGTGACGACGTTGCCGCCGAGGCGTTCGTACCGCCGGGTCCCGTCGAGAGCGCGGAGGGCGGCGTCGACGCCGCGCTGATCGGTCGCGTCGTGGCCGGCGAGGGCGGGCGCGACCTCTCCCTCGACGGCCGCGACGGCCTCCCGGACGCCCCGACCACGGTATCGGTCGCCGCCGTCGCGGCGCTCGTGGGCCTCGTGGGCACCCCTGGAGCGGCCACAGGGCACGTCGGCCCGGCCGGTGCCGGCGGGCGTCTCGACGGTGACCCGCAGCGTCGGCTCCAGTCGGTTGTCGAGGATTTCACGGGCAGCGACGGCCTCGATGGGCGCGGTTGTCATCGGGCGCGCCTACTACCGGCGGCTGTAAGTCTATACCGGTAGTCGCCGTTCGTAGTGACGAGCGTGATCCACAGCCGCCGGTATCCGTCGGCGGGGCGCGACGGAACTTCAGCGTCGTCACGGCTGCGGACCCAAGCCGTCGCGTTTAACTTCTCGACGGAGAATATTCGCTGGAGAACACCATGCGAATATTTCGGGGAGTCATCGGTCGCAGGGGGGACGCAGCGTGAGCAAGATCAGCGTCGAGATTCCGGACGAACTGCTCGCCGACCTGGACGACCACGTCGGCGAGGACGGCAAGTTCGTCAACCGAAGCGACGCGA contains these protein-coding regions:
- a CDS encoding twin-arginine translocase subunit TatC, which encodes MSSALDEDTRQTLDAGRETAGAMLRSAQKDLQKVFIVFLVGFIGSFYALRLYVWGFLESVTRSRLDEVASSELEIIAQTPFDVILLQAKIGLVAGILLGLPVFIYFSRDALRERGAWPSSPVSRWKLALGGLLAAGLFVAGLAYGYLVFFPVMFAFLANNALSAGFTPTYSIVLWAQFIFLLTLSFGLAAQLPLAMSGLAYAEIVPYETFRDRWRYAVVAMVALGALFTPPDPFTQIMWAVPMIVLYGFSLYLTKLVVTARRGSEQISIGAAAAGHWNVILGFGLVGGLLVYAFFTRGGLPATNDLLAWAGSSRRLSGPGSTLPLSRSAGLALWTGVGALGAGVVAFMYYVYVELDAAVDPTAVGDPTEIDLGELDASGIRAAPPEAFADLSEDDAVGMAGDAMDDGDKEKARAILERFDEAEARRAVEGEDAPGTDAPQSTTEEIGDRASRAGGTFLDEFTGGEKDEDDIGGYYTDIAFILDSLTSRAFRIAAFFGIVLASTFGWLYTGGIGRVFEQFLSQLPSQVTPEDINVVALHPMEALIFEVKFSTLVAAAATFPIVMYYAWPALRDRGFVRGNRNVIFGWAAALVVGLFGGFVVGYTTVAPTVISYLVADGVRANMIIAYRITNFFWLIFFTTAGIGLLADVPVLMLLLNTAGISYRTMRDRWREVTVGILAFAAVATPADVMTMFMVTIPLMVAYGVGLVVLFVVTLGGRRDLSRHRSAAAES
- a CDS encoding glycerate kinase type-2 family protein, whose amino-acid sequence is MIRNRDALLDHGNREARATLLDVARAAVDAVHPRRTVPQAIGRDGTRLRVGNRSYDLDAVDDVSVVGAGKGAAAVAAELSAILGDRLAGGVVAAKAGVADAGVADLVAVIGTGHPIPDDGSLSAGRRALAVADAAGPDDLVIVPVTGGASSTLVAPAGDLTLADLAATTETLLAAGLRIDEINTVRRHCSAIKGGRLAERIAPATAVTLVVVDEVAGEPWGPTVGDATTFADALDVLARNDLLDTVPPAVVRHLERGRDGAVAETPTDTDGHVVVLAGPADAPEAAQARAAELRYESLILSTTVEGESREVATCLAAIATEAATYGRPVTPPCLLVSGGETTVRVDDGCGEGGPNQEFALASALELDDDRVTTLALGTDGTDGPTDVAGGLVDATTVPRMADRGLDARDHLRRHDATPALRAVDDAVVTGPTGTNVMDLRLTLIED
- the eno gene encoding phosphopyruvate hydratase → MTTAPIEAVAAREILDNRLEPTLRVTVETPAGTGRADVPCGRSRGAHEAHERRDGGDRYRGRGVREAVAAVEGEVAPALAGHDATDQRGVDAALRALDGTRRYERLGGNVVTGVSLATLRAGAAATELPLYRYVGGADAGVLPLPFFDLIEGGELAGGDLPFQEHQVVPVGADSVAEAVRWTAEVYYELGDILRDEYGEASCNVGDEGGYNPIGVDDPREAFDLELRAIEACGYGDEFALAADVAATHFYDSETETYALLGESMTREDLADFYADLVDAYPIVSLEDPLDQDDFTGVADLTDRLDVQIVGDDLFTTTPRRLEEGIDRGAATALLWKVNQVGTVTEATEAARLATRNGYAVQVSERSGQTPDTWLADLAVGLAAGQIKTGVTRGERTEQYNRLLEIEAELGDSATFGPPGDALR
- a CDS encoding ribbon-helix-helix domain-containing protein, with product MSKISVEIPDELLADLDDHVGEDGKFVNRSDAIRASIRKTLDTLDEIDARHGRLEDE